Sequence from the Egibacter rhizosphaerae genome:
GCCCGGCTCGACGACCTGGCCGACGTCTGGGACGTGGCCCGCACGGTCGACGTGCCGGTGTCGCCAGGCTGAGCGGGTGCCCTGCGACCTGACCGCGCGGTGTGGGTCAGCCGGCCGGGTCGGGCGGGTCGCGTCGAGCCGTCGTGGCCTGATCGCGTCCGGCGAGCGTGCGCGCGAGCCCGCGCAGCGCCGCCATCGCCGCGCCGGGTCGGCGGGCCCGCGCGACCTGCCCGAAGGCGTCCGCGATCCGGAGCACGCGGCGCCGCCGCAACCGGGCGAGCGTGTCCTCGGCCGCGCCCAGCTGCGCCTCGAGCCGCTGGATGCGCGCGTCGCGGGCGGTCCCCGACCCGCCCGCTGGGGGCGGTTTGCCCACGCTGCCGATGCCGAGGTCCTCGCCGGGCACCCACCGTTCCTCGAACAGCTCGCCGACCAGCGCGGCCACCTCGCCCGGGCGGTCGGTGAGCCGCGCGGCGCGCTGGACCGCGCGGGTGCTCACGGCCTCCACCGTCCCGTGGGCGTCGGGAGCCATCCCCGGGACGACGACGTGCAGGGCGCCCACCCGGTGGTGGGCGAGTCGCTCGCGGACGCGCACCAGGGCGTCCGGGGCCGTGCGGACCGCCGGCGGCACCGTGAGGCGGATCGGCGTGTACGGGTGCGTGGCCGACCAGGTGGCGGCATCGGTCACGGTGACCCGGTCCTGGCCGGCCATCCACAGGTCGAGCCGCTCGCGCACCGGATCACCGGCCGGCGCGGTCACCCCGATCGCGACGTCGGCGGTGTCGTTGGCGAGCAGCGACTCGATGCAGCGCAGGGCCTCCTCCTCGGTCGTGGTGGCCTCGCTGACCGGCACCTCCGCCGCGAGGTAGGGCACGGCGAACGCCCGGCCGGGAACCGAGCGGCGGTAGTTGCGCGCGGGTGCGTGGTTCGCGATGACCGGCAGGCGCCGGGTGATCGCCGCGTCGCGGGACGCCTGGTCGTCGAGGTGGCGGGGGCCCTGGTGCCAGCTGTGCGCCTCGCGGTCGGGTACCAGCACGGCCCCGCGAGTGAAGAGGCGGTAGCCGAAGATCGTGTCCTCGCAGCCGCGGATGCCGAACACCGGGAAGCCGCCGACCTCCCGGAACAACCACGACGGGACCGCGATCGACGACCCCACCGCGACGCGCCAGAGGTCCCCCCGAGGCTCCCGCAGTTGGTCCGTCTCGCCGAGCAGCTTCTCGATCCAGTCGTGGTCCTGCTGCTCGCGGCCCTCGACGAGCGCGGCGACCCCGCCGTCGGCGGCCGCCCGTGTGACGTCGTCCGCGCCGATGTCCGCGAAGTCGACGAAGGTGCGGAATCCCATCGTGACCGCGTGGTCGATCGTGTGGTGCCAGCGCGCGTGGGCCTCGACGTGGTGCGGGTCGAGGACCACGTCCGCGTCGACGAACAACAGGATCTCGCCGGTGGCCGTGAACCCTCCGGTGGACCGGGCCTTGCCCGCCCCGAAGCCCTCGTTGACCTGACGGACCGCACGGACCGGTACGTCCCCGGCGAACGCCGGCACGTCGAGCGGCGGGTCGCTGCCGTCGTCGACGACCACGATCTCGAGCAGCTCGGGCGGGTAGCGCTGCGCCGCGAGCGAGGCGAGCGTCAGCGGCAGCTCGTCATGGTCGCCGTAGGCCGGCACGACGAGGCTCACGGTCATGGTCGGGGTCCACGAGCCCAGCGGCGGCACGGACAGCTGGTCCCAGCGATTGTGGGCGACCCGGGGCTGGTCCGACGCGGGGCCGGCGACGGTCGCCGGTACCGGCGCGGCGGCAGGTATGCTCATCGCCCGTGATGCTACCCGCTGCCTCCGGTGCCGGTGACGCCGACGGGACGCCGCCGGACTGGCGTGCCGCGGTCGACGCCGCACTCGCCCGTCAGCCGGATCCGCGCGCCGACGTGCCCGCCCTCCTGGCGGGGGAGGTCGGCGCACCGGCCGAGCGGGCCTCGGCCGCCGCCGCGGTCGACTGGCTCGCCGCGCAGCTGCCGACCGGCGGCCGCGTCGTCGATCTGGGCAGCGGCGGTGCGGTCGGCGTCACCGCGGCGCGCCGCGGCGCCGACGTGCTGGTGCTGGTGCCGGACGCCGGCGCCCGCCGCGCGGCCGAGGCAGCCTGCGATGCCGAGCCCGGGGACGTCGGCGACCGCATCGAGATCCGTGAGGGCACGCTCACCGAGCTCGCGGCCTCCGGGCCCCCGGCCGCCGACGTCGTCACGGCGCTCGATCCGTCGCTCGACGCCGACGGTCGGGCCGCGACCGCCACGCTGCTCGGCCCCGACGGCCGGGTCGCGGCGGCCGGCGTGGCGCCGCACGACCTGATCGCCCTGGCCGGCGAGTGGGCCATCGACGAGCACGCCGTCGCCCACGCGCGGTTGCGCGTCCTCGCGCGCCCGGGCGTCAAGCCCCCCTCATCGGCGGACGCGGCGGTGGACGCGGCGGTGGACGCGGCGGTGGACGCCACGCTCGCACCGCTGCTGGCCGACGCGCTCGCCGAGGCCCAGGCCGAGACGTGTGAGTTGCGGGTGGCCGCCGAACAGGCCGTCCTCGACGCCGAGGACCGCGACTGGACGGTCGCCGCCGCGCAACAGCGGGTGGCCGACGCCGAGCAGCGGGCCCGGGACGAGCGCCGCCGCGCCGACCGCGCCGAACGGCGGGCCGAGCGCGCGGAGCAGGCCGCGGCCCCGGCGCCCGCCGACCGGGCGGTGCGCGAGGCCGAGGCCGCCCGCGAGCGCGCCATGCGCGACCTCGAGCGTGAGCGCTCCCGCCGCCGGGCAGCGGAGGACAAGCTCGAGCGCGTGCGACAGCGCCGCTGGTGGCGCCTCGGCGAGTTGCTGGCCGCGGCGCGACGCAGCCCCCGGGCGCTGCTGCGCCTGCCGGTCGATCTCGCCCGCCTCGCCCGCGGGGGCCGGGCGTGACCGGGCGCTCGGGATCCGCGCGCCGTGCGAGCCCGAGCTGGGAGGCGTCCCGACCGGTGCGGGTCGCGGCGAGCGCGTTCGACTTCAAGTTCTTCGAGCCCGTGGACGCCGCGCTGCGCGACGCCGGCGGCGTGCTCCGCTACGACCGCTGGTTCGGGCTGGCCGAGCACGACCCCGCCCGCAGTCGGTCGCTCGCGCGCTGGGCCGACGTCCTGTTCGCCGAGTGGTGTCTCGACAACGCCGTCGTCGCCGCCCGCGAGCGCCGCGACCGCCAGCGACTGGTCGTGCGCTTCCACCGCTTCGAGTTCGACCGCGACGCTCCGGCGCGGCTCGACGCCGATCGGGTCGACCTGATCGCGTTCGCGGGCCCGCACTTCCGCGACGCCGCCGTCGAGCGCTTCGGCTGGCCCGACGAGAGGTGCCTGTGGGTGCCCAACCCGGTGGACGTGGAGGCATTCACGACCGGCAAGACCGCCGCGGCCGGACGCACCCTCGGACTCCTCGGCTGGGAGCGCCAGCTCAAGCGCCTCGACCGCGCCCTCGACCTGCTGGAGGCGCTGCTCGAGGTCGACCCCGGCTGGCGGCTGCGGTGCAAGGGGCAGCATCCGGCGGCCGTCGACTGGGTCTGGCACGACACCCCACAACGCCGCTGGTTCGAG
This genomic interval carries:
- a CDS encoding glycosyltransferase; its protein translation is MSIPAAAPVPATVAGPASDQPRVAHNRWDQLSVPPLGSWTPTMTVSLVVPAYGDHDELPLTLASLAAQRYPPELLEIVVVDDGSDPPLDVPAFAGDVPVRAVRQVNEGFGAGKARSTGGFTATGEILLFVDADVVLDPHHVEAHARWHHTIDHAVTMGFRTFVDFADIGADDVTRAAADGGVAALVEGREQQDHDWIEKLLGETDQLREPRGDLWRVAVGSSIAVPSWLFREVGGFPVFGIRGCEDTIFGYRLFTRGAVLVPDREAHSWHQGPRHLDDQASRDAAITRRLPVIANHAPARNYRRSVPGRAFAVPYLAAEVPVSEATTTEEEALRCIESLLANDTADVAIGVTAPAGDPVRERLDLWMAGQDRVTVTDAATWSATHPYTPIRLTVPPAVRTAPDALVRVRERLAHHRVGALHVVVPGMAPDAHGTVEAVSTRAVQRAARLTDRPGEVAALVGELFEERWVPGEDLGIGSVGKPPPAGGSGTARDARIQRLEAQLGAAEDTLARLRRRRVLRIADAFGQVARARRPGAAMAALRGLARTLAGRDQATTARRDPPDPAG